A DNA window from Pseudomonas wuhanensis contains the following coding sequences:
- a CDS encoding FAD/NAD(P)-binding protein, with product MTDTPRGQATDAIRHADILIIGGGLSGAMLAAQLLRLPGKRQVLVIEPRTELGRGEAYSAVELGHTLNGNAARMSVDPDNADDLTQWLTEYIAAGGWPESDQQHVPISELFAPRGLFGVYVQQRLAEAQVVGARYGSTVEHVCAEVVDVQTDIDSVRLTLNDGQRLQGAYAVLATGMFPAARTPQTESSGLNAAALDPWDVAAMRQLDPQSTVLIIGSGLTMVDAVVSLEQAGHRGPIEVFSRHGLLPHVRRQPPAWADFLAEDHSIRTPRQLMRELRRHCRDAIAQGIDWQAPLDTVRAHIGRLWSQATDVQRRQFVRHVRPWWESHHHRSPPLSAELVARLHGEGRLRIQAASFKGLEPSLSGEVSIRIRRRGEAQTCVVHGAALINSSGIEYDWRRVARPLPQQLLARGLVRPGPLALGIAAADDGAVLSADGQVASRLFAMGPPLRGMWWESTAVTDVASQAKFLAARLVD from the coding sequence ATGACTGACACCCCACGCGGACAGGCGACCGACGCCATCCGCCACGCGGACATCCTGATCATCGGCGGCGGCCTCAGCGGCGCGATGCTGGCGGCGCAGTTGCTGCGTTTGCCGGGCAAGCGTCAGGTGCTGGTAATCGAACCTCGCACTGAACTTGGTCGGGGCGAGGCCTACAGTGCGGTCGAACTGGGCCATACGCTCAACGGCAACGCGGCGCGGATGAGCGTCGATCCCGACAACGCTGATGATTTGACTCAATGGTTGACCGAGTACATCGCTGCGGGTGGTTGGCCGGAGTCGGATCAGCAACATGTACCGATCAGTGAGCTGTTTGCGCCGCGCGGGTTGTTTGGCGTTTATGTGCAGCAGCGTTTGGCCGAAGCGCAGGTGGTGGGCGCGCGGTACGGCTCGACGGTGGAGCATGTGTGCGCGGAAGTGGTCGATGTGCAGACCGATATCGATTCGGTGCGCCTCACCTTGAACGATGGCCAACGTTTGCAGGGCGCCTATGCGGTGCTGGCCACTGGCATGTTCCCCGCCGCGCGCACGCCGCAAACCGAATCCAGCGGCTTGAACGCAGCGGCGCTCGATCCATGGGATGTCGCCGCCATGCGTCAGCTCGATCCGCAGTCGACGGTGCTGATCATCGGCTCGGGCCTGACCATGGTCGATGCCGTGGTGTCACTGGAACAGGCCGGGCATCGCGGGCCGATCGAAGTGTTTTCCCGGCATGGCCTGCTGCCGCATGTACGGCGACAGCCTCCGGCCTGGGCCGATTTCCTGGCCGAGGATCACAGCATTCGCACGCCGCGTCAGCTGATGCGCGAACTGCGTCGGCATTGCCGCGACGCCATCGCCCAGGGCATCGACTGGCAAGCGCCGCTCGACACGGTGCGGGCGCACATCGGGCGGTTGTGGAGTCAGGCGACGGATGTGCAACGTCGGCAGTTTGTGCGGCATGTGCGGCCGTGGTGGGAAAGCCATCACCATCGCTCGCCGCCGCTGAGTGCCGAGTTGGTGGCGCGACTGCACGGGGAAGGGCGGTTGCGGATTCAGGCTGCATCGTTCAAAGGGTTGGAGCCTTCGTTGAGCGGAGAGGTCAGCATTCGCATCCGTCGACGTGGCGAGGCGCAAACCTGCGTGGTGCACGGCGCGGCACTGATCAATTCCAGCGGTATCGAATACGACTGGCGGCGAGTGGCGCGCCCATTGCCGCAGCAGCTATTGGCACGCGGGCTGGTACGGCCGGGGCCATTGGCGTTGGGCATTGCCGCCGCGGATGACGGCGCGGTGCTAAGCGCCGATGGGCAGGTCGCCAGCCGTTTGTTCGCCATGGGGCCACCGTTGCGTGGGATGTGGTGGGAGAGCACGGCGGTGACTGATGTGGCGAGCCAGGCCAAGTTTCTTGCGGCGCGATTGGTGGATTGA
- a CDS encoding ABC transporter ATP-binding protein: MSSTDSILQVSGISLSFKGVKAINELSFDVRRGEICALIGPNGAGKSSLLNVLNGVYRFDAGSIVFEQQPFKRIDPLSAARRGIGRTFQNNALFKKMSVIDNILTGLSRHLRSRFIEQALNLPRARREAEGFRRQAQGILEFLELQAHRDVPVGKLSYGLQKRVELGRALIAGPGLLLLDEPMAGMNAEEKQEMARFIADINGDLGTTVVLIEHDMSVVMGLSDHVVVLDYGRKVGDGTPAEVQANPDVIAAYLGVVH; the protein is encoded by the coding sequence ATGAGCTCAACCGATTCCATTCTGCAAGTCAGCGGTATTTCCCTGTCCTTCAAAGGCGTGAAGGCGATCAATGAACTGTCGTTCGACGTGCGCCGGGGCGAGATCTGCGCGCTGATCGGCCCCAACGGCGCGGGCAAGAGTTCGCTGCTCAACGTACTGAACGGCGTGTACCGCTTCGATGCCGGTTCGATTGTGTTCGAGCAACAGCCGTTCAAGCGTATCGACCCATTGAGCGCCGCACGCCGAGGCATCGGTCGCACGTTCCAGAACAACGCGCTGTTCAAGAAAATGAGCGTGATCGACAACATCCTCACCGGCCTGTCACGGCACCTGCGCAGCCGTTTTATTGAGCAGGCGCTGAACCTGCCAAGAGCCCGGCGTGAGGCTGAAGGCTTCCGTCGGCAGGCCCAGGGCATTCTCGAATTTCTCGAACTGCAAGCCCACCGCGACGTGCCGGTGGGCAAGCTGTCCTACGGCCTGCAAAAACGTGTGGAGCTGGGCCGTGCCTTGATTGCCGGCCCCGGCCTGTTGCTGCTCGATGAGCCGATGGCCGGAATGAACGCCGAAGAGAAGCAGGAAATGGCCCGCTTCATCGCCGACATCAACGGCGACCTCGGCACCACGGTGGTATTGATCGAGCACGACATGAGCGTGGTCATGGGCCTGTCCGACCATGTGGTGGTGCTCGATTACGGGCGCAAGGTCGGTGACGGCACGCCGGCCGAGGTGCAGGCCAATCCTGACGTCATCGCGGCGTATCTGGGCGTGGTGCACTGA
- a CDS encoding transposase produces the protein MTGLDARLTKRYDELVMGHSNGLPALAAGMKALPRSDKAFAQTQALWRFLSNDRVRPVDLVKPLLALAHEGCRDDCDDYALVMHDWSRLNYMHHHSKADRLQMTHRGDIGYELQSSLLVTDRDGAPICTPAQNLATRDGVLSTRAEEVLVPEKHLHELTQRITWLEQQNFAKPLVHIVDREADSVAHLRQWQAEGRQWLVRVKAGSTASHAGQSRALSQIAREMTYRKTRKVDYKGKPAIQWVGETAVVLTRQAQPFTKDRADRKTLRKSGEPLPARLVVSRILGADGHLLAEWYLLSNLEQEVADERLALWYYWRWRIESYFKLLKGGGHQLENWQQESGEAVFKRLLIASQACAVSWRLMRAKGEFAEQTRDFLVRLSGRQMKRSQPVTASALLAGLYMLLAMCETLEQYTPQELAGFAKEAIGWVASRRL, from the coding sequence ATGACCGGGCTAGATGCCCGACTGACAAAACGATACGACGAGTTGGTCATGGGACACAGTAATGGACTACCGGCGCTGGCCGCCGGGATGAAAGCCTTGCCGCGAAGCGACAAGGCTTTTGCACAGACGCAAGCCCTTTGGCGATTTTTGAGCAATGACCGGGTTCGGCCCGTTGACCTGGTTAAACCGCTGCTGGCGTTAGCCCACGAGGGTTGTCGGGATGACTGTGATGATTACGCGCTGGTCATGCACGATTGGTCTCGGCTCAATTACATGCACCACCACAGCAAGGCTGATCGCCTGCAAATGACCCACCGAGGCGATATCGGGTACGAACTGCAAAGCAGCCTGCTAGTCACCGACCGTGACGGTGCACCGATCTGTACTCCCGCTCAAAATCTGGCGACCAGGGACGGCGTGCTCAGCACGCGAGCCGAAGAAGTGCTGGTCCCTGAGAAGCATCTGCATGAACTGACACAACGTATCACTTGGCTGGAACAGCAGAATTTTGCCAAGCCGCTTGTCCATATCGTGGATCGAGAGGCTGATTCGGTCGCTCACCTGAGGCAATGGCAGGCCGAGGGTCGGCAATGGCTGGTGCGAGTCAAGGCCGGTTCCACGGCCAGTCATGCAGGTCAATCGAGGGCCCTGAGTCAAATTGCTCGCGAGATGACCTACCGCAAAACTCGCAAGGTGGACTACAAAGGAAAACCGGCCATTCAATGGGTGGGAGAAACCGCCGTCGTGCTGACTCGCCAAGCCCAGCCTTTCACCAAAGACAGGGCCGACCGCAAGACGCTGCGCAAGTCTGGTGAGCCGTTGCCGGCCCGGCTCGTCGTGAGCCGAATACTGGGAGCCGATGGTCACCTGCTGGCCGAATGGTATTTGCTGAGCAACCTTGAGCAAGAGGTCGCAGATGAACGATTGGCGCTCTGGTATTACTGGCGCTGGCGTATCGAGTCCTACTTCAAACTGCTTAAAGGGGGTGGGCATCAGCTGGAAAACTGGCAGCAAGAGAGCGGTGAAGCGGTGTTCAAACGGCTGTTGATCGCCAGTCAGGCATGTGCTGTCAGTTGGCGTCTGATGCGGGCTAAGGGGGAGTTTGCTGAGCAAACACGGGATTTTTTGGTCCGTCTGTCTGGTCGACAGATGAAGCGCTCGCAGCCGGTGACGGCTTCCGCGCTGCTGGCCGGTTTATACATGCTTTTGGCCATGTGCGAGACATTGGAACAATACACGCCCCAGGAACTGGCGGGTTTTGCTAAAGAGGCCATCGGCTGGGTGGCCAGCCGAAGACTTTAG
- a CDS encoding AMP-binding protein: MSVHELKRPPIADTAEWQVKAPCTLEQLQHWAQVSPLQPALRHKRHGQWFVWRWIDVLRDVERLADGLRQQGFTEDSRLALSGAFEPNLLLLALAARHIGAELLTLPDNLDPDTLHKALWRSRPTHAFVQGRQTQQLWINQGQALLNFADLLGPVDPAQRLNRWNQDAQLWSEEGTQWQHGLTVLLELWLTSGQSLAFPESPGSASRDRREVAPSGLLLSTERLHVLAAEIDSRLAPHGTWRRRLCDWAIAHPEKALQRLIKKRVRRLLGFHNLHFIWQATRISDAQPEPTWLAEFKRDIA, translated from the coding sequence ATGAGCGTGCATGAACTCAAGCGTCCGCCCATCGCGGACACCGCCGAATGGCAGGTCAAAGCGCCTTGCACCCTGGAGCAGCTGCAGCACTGGGCGCAGGTCAGTCCGTTGCAACCGGCGCTGCGCCACAAGCGCCACGGTCAGTGGTTCGTCTGGCGCTGGATCGATGTTTTGCGCGATGTCGAGCGGTTGGCCGATGGTTTGCGTCAGCAGGGTTTTACCGAAGACTCGCGCCTGGCCTTGAGCGGTGCGTTCGAGCCAAATCTGTTGCTGCTCGCATTGGCCGCCCGGCACATCGGCGCTGAACTGCTGACGCTGCCGGACAACCTCGACCCCGATACCCTGCACAAAGCCCTATGGCGCAGCCGTCCGACCCACGCATTCGTCCAGGGGCGACAGACGCAGCAACTCTGGATCAACCAAGGCCAGGCGCTGCTGAATTTCGCCGACCTGCTCGGCCCGGTGGACCCTGCGCAACGCCTCAACCGCTGGAATCAAGACGCGCAACTATGGAGCGAAGAGGGCACCCAGTGGCAGCACGGCCTGACGGTATTGCTGGAGCTATGGCTGACCAGCGGCCAATCCCTGGCCTTCCCCGAAAGCCCTGGCAGCGCCAGCCGCGACCGTCGTGAAGTCGCACCGTCCGGGCTGTTGCTGTCGACCGAACGCCTGCACGTGCTCGCCGCAGAAATCGACAGCCGCCTCGCGCCCCACGGCACCTGGCGCCGACGCCTCTGCGACTGGGCCATCGCCCATCCGGAAAAGGCTCTGCAACGCTTGATTAAAAAACGCGTTCGCCGCCTGTTAGGCTTCCACAACCTGCATTTCATCTGGCAAGCCACTCGCATTTCCGATGCTCAACCCGAGCCGACCTGGCTCGCCGAATTCAAACGGGACATCGCATGA
- a CDS encoding ABC transporter ATP-binding protein: protein MSQAASDIAANDLLQVKDIEVIYDGAILAVAGVSLTVPEGGIVALLGANGAGKSTTLKAISGLVRAERAEVSRGTIEFLGRDTAGVNPSVRVRQGMVHVLEGRHVFAQLTVEDNLRSGGFVRGLSRKDLAADLERIYAWFPRLKTKRKTQAGLTSGGEQQMVAIGRALMTRPTLVLLDEPSMGLAPIIVQEIFEIVAQLNRDEQVSFLIAEQNINVALKYASQAYVLDTGRVVLSGTADELLARGDLHDFYLGKH, encoded by the coding sequence ATGAGCCAAGCCGCCAGCGACATTGCCGCCAATGACCTGTTGCAAGTCAAAGACATCGAGGTGATTTACGACGGGGCGATCCTGGCCGTGGCCGGGGTGTCGCTGACGGTGCCCGAGGGCGGCATCGTCGCGTTGCTCGGGGCCAATGGTGCGGGCAAAAGCACCACGCTCAAGGCGATTTCCGGGTTGGTGCGGGCCGAGCGTGCGGAAGTCAGCCGAGGGACGATCGAGTTTCTCGGGCGCGATACCGCAGGGGTTAATCCGAGCGTTCGCGTGCGTCAGGGCATGGTGCATGTGCTGGAAGGTCGGCACGTATTTGCGCAACTGACGGTGGAGGACAACCTGCGCAGCGGCGGCTTCGTTCGTGGTCTGAGCCGCAAGGACCTGGCGGCGGATCTGGAGCGCATCTACGCCTGGTTTCCACGCCTGAAAACCAAACGCAAGACCCAGGCCGGGCTGACTTCCGGTGGCGAACAACAAATGGTCGCCATCGGCCGGGCGTTGATGACACGTCCTACTTTGGTACTGCTCGATGAACCTTCCATGGGTTTGGCGCCTATTATCGTCCAGGAGATTTTCGAAATCGTCGCCCAACTCAATCGAGACGAGCAGGTGAGCTTCCTGATTGCCGAGCAAAATATTAACGTGGCACTCAAGTACGCCTCACAGGCCTACGTCCTCGACACCGGTCGCGTGGTGCTGTCCGGCACCGCCGATGAGTTACTGGCACGGGGCGATCTGCACGACTTTTATTTAGGTAAACACTGA
- a CDS encoding acyl-CoA dehydrogenase, which produces MNALTQPIVARQPLAKPQHDLHNARTLLDATLRFVRRQTQATADPYVISRFGDLHIRIEVAAALLERAEDVLNSVDDDTEISVAVAESHLASADALNAVSNAEFELTGQRTVLPGSLDDPLRWKLHLIGNFRLNGIHPPSVRSVV; this is translated from the coding sequence ATGAACGCCTTGACCCAACCGATTGTTGCCAGGCAGCCCCTGGCCAAGCCACAGCACGACCTGCACAACGCTCGCACGTTGCTCGACGCGACGTTGCGTTTCGTCCGCCGGCAGACCCAAGCCACGGCTGATCCTTACGTCATCAGCCGCTTCGGTGACTTGCACATCCGCATCGAAGTCGCCGCCGCGCTGCTCGAACGCGCCGAAGACGTTCTGAACAGCGTTGATGACGACACAGAAATCAGCGTCGCCGTCGCCGAGTCGCACCTGGCCAGCGCGGATGCTTTAAATGCCGTCAGCAATGCCGAATTCGAACTCACCGGCCAACGCACCGTGTTGCCTGGGTCGCTGGATGATCCGCTGCGCTGGAAGCTCCACCTCATTGGCAACTTCCGCCTCAACGGCATCCATCCCCCCAGCGTGCGGAGTGTCGTTTGA
- a CDS encoding DUF6124 family protein: MFKPTPNPPETDPTSPYESLDSKKLHEAADRALDHYLKPPIPKDTKRKPSTIYHVGAKVDNETLLVNACESLASASVMLSEFAGLMDMPHRNMMLGIQSVVMLGELAVNRVLDNLDPQG, encoded by the coding sequence ATGTTCAAACCTACACCCAACCCGCCTGAAACCGATCCGACATCACCCTACGAATCCCTCGATTCCAAAAAACTCCACGAAGCCGCCGACCGCGCCCTCGACCATTACCTAAAGCCCCCCATCCCCAAAGACACCAAGCGCAAACCCAGCACCATTTACCACGTCGGCGCCAAGGTCGATAACGAAACCCTGCTGGTCAACGCCTGCGAATCCCTGGCGTCGGCGAGCGTGATGCTCAGTGAGTTCGCCGGGTTGATGGACATGCCCCATCGCAACATGATGCTGGGGATTCAATCGGTGGTCATGCTTGGGGAGTTGGCGGTGAATCGGGTGCTGGATAACCTCGATCCGCAGGGCTAA
- a CDS encoding ABC transporter substrate-binding protein: MRASLKRSLAGVALTLAVFGSAVPQVLASPDQQFFPLATYRVGAYASSGVQVWAGMLDYLNYINDVEGGINGVKLVWQECETEWTAEKGIECYERFKKGLDGAPVAIYSPNGAPAAYALSERAEVDKIPLITLGYGRTEATDGTVFPYNFPVMLTFYSEASSLINYIAQREGGFDKLKGKKIATVYHDSAYGRETLGPLKLLAEKYSFENIQIPVADPGNEQSSQWRQVRQANPDWVFLRTWGVSTPVAVKTAARFGFPVDHIVGDIWASSSEDVLPAGAAAKGYLALTPYPAGSEFEIHKRLKQAILDKGKSDLKDLKNFGSVYYNSGLVNAAVMVEAIRTAQGKFGKRPLNGEEGRWGLEHLNIDDARLKDMGYFGLMQNLKLSCKDHEGGGSARVQQWDGANWTLISDWIPADRALLRPLIDEKSAAFAKEKGLTPRTCTGDE; encoded by the coding sequence ATGCGTGCATCCTTGAAACGTTCGTTGGCCGGCGTCGCTCTGACGCTGGCGGTATTCGGCAGTGCGGTGCCACAGGTTTTGGCCTCGCCGGACCAGCAGTTTTTCCCGTTGGCCACTTATCGCGTCGGCGCTTACGCCTCCAGCGGTGTGCAAGTGTGGGCCGGCATGCTCGATTACCTGAACTACATCAACGATGTGGAAGGCGGGATCAACGGCGTCAAACTGGTCTGGCAGGAATGCGAAACCGAGTGGACGGCGGAGAAGGGCATCGAGTGCTATGAGCGCTTCAAGAAAGGCCTGGATGGCGCACCGGTGGCGATCTATTCACCCAACGGCGCACCGGCGGCGTATGCGCTGAGCGAGCGGGCGGAAGTCGACAAGATCCCGCTGATCACCCTCGGCTACGGTCGCACCGAAGCCACCGACGGCACGGTGTTCCCTTACAATTTTCCGGTGATGCTGACCTTCTACAGCGAGGCTTCGAGCCTGATCAACTACATCGCCCAGCGCGAAGGCGGGTTCGACAAACTCAAGGGCAAGAAGATCGCGACGGTTTATCACGACTCGGCTTACGGTCGGGAAACCCTCGGCCCGTTGAAACTGCTGGCGGAGAAGTACAGCTTCGAAAACATCCAGATCCCGGTGGCCGATCCGGGCAACGAGCAATCGTCGCAATGGCGGCAAGTGCGCCAGGCCAACCCGGACTGGGTGTTCCTGCGCACCTGGGGCGTGTCGACGCCGGTGGCGGTCAAGACAGCCGCGCGTTTCGGCTTCCCGGTGGACCACATCGTCGGCGACATCTGGGCCAGTTCCAGCGAAGACGTGTTGCCCGCAGGCGCCGCCGCCAAAGGGTATCTGGCGCTGACGCCATACCCGGCCGGCAGCGAATTCGAGATCCACAAACGCCTCAAGCAAGCCATCCTCGACAAGGGCAAAAGCGACCTCAAGGACCTGAAGAATTTCGGCAGCGTCTATTACAACTCCGGGCTGGTGAACGCGGCAGTGATGGTGGAAGCGATCCGCACCGCCCAAGGCAAGTTCGGCAAGCGCCCGCTTAATGGCGAAGAAGGGCGCTGGGGGCTGGAACACCTGAACATCGACGACGCGCGGCTCAAGGACATGGGGTACTTCGGCCTGATGCAGAACCTCAAGCTGTCTTGCAAGGATCATGAGGGTGGCGGTTCGGCGCGGGTGCAGCAGTGGGACGGCGCCAACTGGACGCTGATCAGCGACTGGATCCCCGCCGACCGCGCCTTGCTGCGGCCCTTGATCGATGAAAAATCCGCCGCGTTCGCCAAGGAAAAAGGCCTGACGCCACGCACCTGCACCGGGGATGAATAA
- a CDS encoding LLM class flavin-dependent oxidoreductase: protein MAREIRLNAFDMNCVGHQSPGLWAHPRDRSWQYKDLEYWTDLAKILERGKFDGLFIADVLGIYDVYNGNGDAAIRQAAQVPVNDPLQLIPPMALVTEHLGFGLTASLSFEHPYPFARRLSTLDHLTKGRAGWNIVTSYLESGAKNLGQKAQTEHDARYDFAEEYLEVCYKLWEGSWEEGAILRDRERRIFSDPSKIHEIRHVGKHFQVPGIHLCEPSQQRTPVLYQAGASSRGKQFAAEHAECVFVAAPSKVLLKKTVADIRRRVAEAGRDPSKILIFNLQTVILGETDAKAKAKFEEYKTWVSYEGAMALISGWTGIDFSQFKPDEPLKHVHTNAIQSAVEAFSTADPNKVWTPNELADWVGIGGFGPLFVGSPETVADLLQEWVEETDVDGFNLAYALTHETFIDAVELLVPELQKRGVYKTEYAPGTLREKLFGEGARLPDIHPGAGYRDLAALRRQEKEVMSA from the coding sequence ATGGCCCGTGAAATTCGTCTCAACGCCTTTGACATGAACTGCGTCGGCCACCAGTCGCCGGGTTTGTGGGCGCATCCGCGGGATCGATCCTGGCAGTACAAGGATCTTGAGTACTGGACGGATCTGGCGAAAATCCTTGAGCGAGGCAAGTTCGACGGTTTGTTCATCGCCGATGTGCTGGGCATTTATGACGTCTACAACGGCAACGGTGACGCGGCGATTCGTCAGGCGGCGCAGGTGCCGGTCAATGATCCATTGCAACTGATCCCGCCGATGGCATTGGTCACCGAGCATCTGGGTTTTGGCCTGACCGCGTCGCTGTCCTTCGAACACCCGTATCCGTTCGCCCGACGCCTGTCGACTCTCGACCACCTGACCAAGGGCCGCGCCGGTTGGAACATCGTCACCTCGTACCTGGAAAGCGGCGCGAAGAACCTCGGCCAGAAAGCCCAGACCGAACATGACGCCCGTTACGACTTTGCCGAAGAGTACCTGGAGGTTTGCTACAAACTGTGGGAAGGCAGCTGGGAAGAGGGCGCGATTCTGCGGGATCGCGAGCGGCGGATCTTCAGCGATCCGAGCAAAATCCACGAAATCCGGCACGTCGGCAAACACTTTCAGGTGCCAGGGATTCACCTCTGTGAACCCTCGCAGCAACGCACGCCGGTGCTGTATCAGGCCGGCGCCTCGAGTCGCGGCAAGCAGTTCGCCGCCGAACATGCCGAATGCGTGTTTGTCGCCGCGCCGTCGAAAGTGCTGCTGAAGAAAACCGTGGCCGACATCCGTCGCCGGGTGGCCGAGGCGGGGCGCGATCCGTCGAAGATCCTGATCTTCAATCTGCAAACGGTGATCCTCGGCGAGACCGACGCCAAGGCCAAAGCCAAGTTCGAAGAATACAAAACCTGGGTCAGTTATGAAGGCGCCATGGCGCTGATCTCGGGCTGGACCGGCATCGATTTCAGCCAGTTCAAACCGGATGAACCGCTCAAGCACGTGCACACCAATGCCATTCAATCGGCGGTGGAGGCGTTCTCCACGGCGGACCCGAACAAGGTCTGGACACCGAACGAACTGGCCGATTGGGTCGGGATCGGCGGTTTCGGGCCGCTGTTTGTCGGCAGCCCCGAGACCGTCGCCGATTTGCTGCAGGAGTGGGTCGAGGAGACCGATGTGGATGGCTTCAACCTGGCTTATGCGTTGACCCACGAAACGTTCATCGATGCCGTGGAGTTGCTGGTGCCGGAGTTGCAGAAGCGCGGGGTGTACAAGACCGAATACGCACCTGGGACCTTGCGCGAGAAGTTGTTTGGCGAAGGGGCGCGATTGCCGGATATCCATCCGGGGGCGGGCTATCGAGACCTGGCGGCGTTGCGGCGGCAGGAGAAGGAAGTGATGTCTGCGTAG
- a CDS encoding branched-chain amino acid ABC transporter permease: MTFFFETLLGGLLAGTMYSLVAIGFVLIYKASGVFNFAQGAMLLFAALTFVSLHDQGVPFALALLLTVVVMIIGALLIERLVLRPLVNRSQITLFMATLGLSFIIEGLAQGLMGSQVRALDLGIDDVPLFIGGMMVSQFDLIAAATAIVLVTVLALLFNKTRIGVSLRAVADDTTAALSIGINLNRIWQIVWAVAGIVGLVAGLLWGARQGVQFSLSLVVLKALPVLIIGGFTSIGGAIVGGLIVGAAENLAEVYIGPLIGGGITPWFAYVLALAFLYIRPAGLFGERAIERV; encoded by the coding sequence ATGACATTCTTCTTCGAAACCCTGCTCGGCGGCTTGCTCGCCGGAACCATGTACTCGCTGGTCGCGATCGGCTTCGTGCTGATCTACAAGGCCAGCGGCGTGTTCAATTTCGCTCAGGGCGCGATGCTGCTGTTCGCCGCGCTGACCTTTGTCAGCCTGCACGATCAAGGCGTGCCGTTTGCCTTGGCGCTGTTGCTGACCGTTGTGGTGATGATCATCGGCGCATTGCTGATCGAGCGGCTGGTGTTGCGACCACTGGTCAATCGCTCGCAGATCACCCTGTTTATGGCCACCCTCGGGTTGTCGTTCATCATCGAAGGCCTGGCTCAGGGCTTGATGGGTTCGCAAGTGCGGGCGCTGGATCTGGGCATCGATGACGTGCCGCTGTTCATCGGCGGGATGATGGTCAGCCAGTTCGACCTGATTGCCGCAGCGACCGCCATCGTGCTGGTGACGGTGCTGGCGCTGCTGTTCAACAAAACCCGCATTGGCGTGTCATTGCGCGCAGTGGCGGATGACACCACCGCCGCGCTGTCGATCGGCATCAACCTCAACCGCATCTGGCAGATCGTCTGGGCGGTGGCCGGTATTGTCGGGCTGGTGGCGGGGTTGTTGTGGGGCGCGCGCCAAGGTGTGCAGTTCTCGCTGTCGCTGGTGGTGCTCAAGGCCTTGCCGGTGTTGATCATCGGCGGCTTCACCTCAATTGGCGGGGCGATTGTCGGCGGGTTGATCGTCGGTGCGGCGGAGAACCTCGCCGAGGTGTACATCGGCCCGCTGATCGGCGGTGGCATTACCCCGTGGTTCGCTTACGTCCTGGCTTTGGCCTTCCTGTACATCCGTCCCGCCGGCCTGTTCGGCGAGCGCGCCATCGAGCGAGTCTGA
- a CDS encoding branched-chain amino acid ABC transporter permease: MSISLTRETAPAVLIQRRVPIGLIALLLIAFVVVPLTGNDYWLNAILIPFLVLSLAGLGLNLLTGYTGQTSVGAAGFMAVGAFATYGFLLRLPELGLPVALLGGGLISAVVGFVFGLPSSRIKGFYLMVTTLAAQFFLEWLFVKFPWFYNYGSSGTISAPKLALFGHDLNTPLGRYLLTLTTVLLLTWGAVNLVKSQIGRNWMAIRDMDTAAAVIGIAVVRYKHLAFAVSSFYLGIAGALWAFAYLGTASASSFDINRSFQILFIIIIGGMGSIAGNFVGAAFISLLPILLSHAGQALFGGSVDAGQLQNLQKIIFGVLIILFLIKEPEGLIRLLSNLRERLSHWPLRF, translated from the coding sequence ATGTCGATTTCCCTTACCCGCGAAACCGCGCCGGCGGTGTTGATCCAGCGCCGTGTGCCGATTGGTTTGATTGCGCTGTTGTTGATCGCCTTCGTGGTCGTGCCGCTGACCGGCAACGACTATTGGCTGAACGCGATTCTGATCCCGTTCCTGGTGCTGTCCCTGGCCGGGCTTGGCCTCAATCTGCTCACCGGTTACACCGGCCAGACTTCGGTTGGTGCGGCCGGGTTCATGGCGGTCGGCGCCTTTGCCACCTACGGGTTTCTGCTGCGTTTGCCAGAGCTGGGCTTGCCGGTGGCGCTGCTCGGCGGTGGGCTGATCAGCGCGGTGGTGGGGTTTGTCTTTGGCCTGCCGAGTTCGCGGATCAAGGGCTTTTACCTGATGGTCACCACGCTCGCCGCGCAGTTTTTCCTCGAGTGGCTGTTCGTCAAATTCCCCTGGTTCTACAACTATGGTTCGTCCGGGACCATTTCCGCGCCGAAACTGGCCCTGTTCGGTCATGACCTCAACACCCCATTGGGCCGCTATCTGCTGACCCTGACCACCGTGCTGTTGCTGACCTGGGGCGCGGTGAACCTGGTGAAAAGCCAGATCGGCCGCAACTGGATGGCGATCCGCGACATGGATACCGCCGCCGCAGTCATCGGCATTGCGGTGGTGCGCTACAAGCACCTGGCATTCGCCGTCAGCTCGTTTTACCTCGGCATCGCCGGGGCGCTGTGGGCCTTTGCTTATCTGGGCACGGCCAGCGCCAGCAGCTTCGATATCAACCGGTCGTTCCAGATCCTGTTCATCATCATTATCGGTGGCATGGGCAGCATCGCCGGCAACTTCGTCGGCGCGGCGTTTATCAGCCTGCTGCCGATCCTGCTCAGCCACGCCGGGCAAGCCTTGTTCGGCGGTTCGGTGGACGCCGGCCAGTTACAGAATCTGCAAAAAATCATCTTCGGCGTGCTGATCATCCTGTTTCTGATCAAGGAACCGGAAGGCCTGATTCGCCTCTTGAGCAACCTTCGTGAACGGCTGAGTCACTGGCCGTTGCGCTTCTGA